In a single window of the Eleginops maclovinus isolate JMC-PN-2008 ecotype Puerto Natales chromosome 6, JC_Emac_rtc_rv5, whole genome shotgun sequence genome:
- the LOC134865841 gene encoding tropomyosin alpha-4 chain-like isoform X4: MEVVKKKIQSLQQQVDEAEDRALAVQRELDTEREQREKAESDVASLNRRIQLVEEELDRAQERLATALQKLEEAEKAADESERGMKVIENRAMKDEEKMEIQEMQLKEAKHIAEEADRKYEEVARKLVILEGELERAEERAEIAEVKCADLEEELKNVTNNLKSLEAQSDKYSEKEDKYEEEIKILSDRLKEAETRAEFAERTVTKLEKTIDDLEDELYTQKLKFKAISEELDNALNDMNTL; the protein is encoded by the exons ATGGAGGTTGTGAAGAAGAAAATCCAAAGCCTCCAGCAACAAGTTGATGAGGCAGAAGACCGTGCACTGGCAGTACAAAGGGAGTTGGACACTGAACGGGAACAGCGTGAAAAA gcAGAGAGCGATGTGGCATCTTTGAACCGCAGGATCCAGCTGGTGGAAGAGGAGCTGGACCGCGCTCAGGAGAGACTGGCCACAGCCCTGCAGAAACTGGAGGAGGCTGAGAAGGCTGCAGATGAGAGTGAAAG AGGCATGAAGGTGATTGAGAACAGAGCCATGAAAGAcgaggagaagatggagatcCAGGAAATGCAGCTCAAAGAAGCCAAACACATTGCTGAGGAGGCGGACCGCAAATACGAGGAG GTTGCCCGTAAACTGGTCATCCTCGAGGGCGAGCTggagagagcagaagagagggCCGAAATTGCAGAAGT TAAGTGTGCTGACCTGGAAGAAGAGCTGAAGAACGTCACCAACAACCTCAAGTCGCTAGAGGCTCAGTCTGATAAG TACTCTGAGAAGGAAGACAAATATGAGGAGGAGATTAAAATCCTGAGCGACAGACTTAAGGAG gccGAAACCCGTGCAGAATTCGCAGAGAGGACAGTGACTAAACTGGAAAAGACCATAGATGACTTGGAAG ATGAACTGTATACTCAGAAACTGAAATTCAAGGCTATCAGCGAGGAGCTGGATAATGCCCTCAATGATATGAACACCTTGTAA
- the LOC134865841 gene encoding tropomyosin alpha-4 chain-like isoform X3 produces MEVVKKKIQSLQQQVDEAEDRALAVQRELDTEREQREKAESDVASLNRRIQLVEEELDRAQERLATALQKLEEAEKAADESERGMKVIENRAMKDEEKMEIQEMQLKEAKHIAEEADRKYEEVARKLVILEGELERAEERAEIAEVKCADLEEELKNVTNNLKSLEAQSDKYSEKEDKYEEEIKILSDRLKEAETRAEFAERTVTKLEKTIDDLEENLSKEKEQNLGMQKVLEQTLQDLNSL; encoded by the exons ATGGAGGTTGTGAAGAAGAAAATCCAAAGCCTCCAGCAACAAGTTGATGAGGCAGAAGACCGTGCACTGGCAGTACAAAGGGAGTTGGACACTGAACGGGAACAGCGTGAAAAA gcAGAGAGCGATGTGGCATCTTTGAACCGCAGGATCCAGCTGGTGGAAGAGGAGCTGGACCGCGCTCAGGAGAGACTGGCCACAGCCCTGCAGAAACTGGAGGAGGCTGAGAAGGCTGCAGATGAGAGTGAAAG AGGCATGAAGGTGATTGAGAACAGAGCCATGAAAGAcgaggagaagatggagatcCAGGAAATGCAGCTCAAAGAAGCCAAACACATTGCTGAGGAGGCGGACCGCAAATACGAGGAG GTTGCCCGTAAACTGGTCATCCTCGAGGGCGAGCTggagagagcagaagagagggCCGAAATTGCAGAAGT TAAGTGTGCTGACCTGGAAGAAGAGCTGAAGAACGTCACCAACAACCTCAAGTCGCTAGAGGCTCAGTCTGATAAG TACTCTGAGAAGGAAGACAAATATGAGGAGGAGATTAAAATCCTGAGCGACAGACTTAAGGAG gccGAAACCCGTGCAGAATTCGCAGAGAGGACAGTGACTAAACTGGAAAAGACCATAGATGACTTGGAAG AGAACCTATCAAAAGAGAAAGAGCAAAACCTAGGAATGCAGAAAGTCCTGGAACAAACGCTGCAGGATCTCAATAGCTTGTAA
- the LOC134865641 gene encoding protein FAM200A-like, with translation MVACDSLMVMSCVANLTYYSLRTVLRAKLTHIYKHSRREYFKIGCSTANICYICTSLAIYLAPMDRFVVRKVPEGQAAMTEGQAATTEGQAATIGQGQASEASTSQKRRKRKYNEEYVKYGFTVTTDRAGEEVPLCFVCSTILCNEAMKPSKLTRHMETHHVHLKAKPVEYMQQMLRDFKGQQATMRKSAKINENALKASYLVALRVAKSKKPHTIAEQLILPAAIDMCRAMVSEECANKLKTIPLSDNTIGRRIGEMANDVKDQLMAKLQTVLFSLQIDETTDVTNDAQLLTFVRYEDSGTMCEEFLFCKPLPGRTTGVEIFKALDDFFTEHNISWQRCVALCSDGARAMSGSKTGLFAHVRRVAPGVIWTHCLIHREALASKDLSVELSGVFDVVVKTVNFIKRNALNTRLFSSLCHDLGSEHSSLLYHSEVRWLSRGAVLARVFELRGAIYEFLCEKHSDLASNFNDSYWLTKLAYLTDVFAELNKLNSSMQGRDANVMQLYEKLDAFVKKMSKWIERVESNNLAMFPSVEEYPDSTDINDTICEHLRKLVRQFAKYFTDSEEWRRDSKWILLPFSDDASVGSSLTAVEEDKLVEMSTDSVRRHMYDTQPLVKFWISCQTEFPQLAAKAMRCLLPFPTTYLCESGFSTLAYLKNKYRARLDPENDMRLSLSTISPRIDRLCGLHHAQISH, from the coding sequence atggtagcctgtgattcgctaatggtaatgagttgcgtcgctaacctcacttattattcattacgtacagtcttgcgagcaaagttgacacacatttataagcatagccgacgagagtattttaagataggttgtagtacagcaaacatttgttacatatgtactagtctagctatatatctagcaccaatggatcgttttgtagtgaggaaagtgccagagggacaggctgccatgacagagggtcaggctgccacgacagagggacaggccgccacgatagggcaaggacaggcttccgaagcgtcaacttcgcaaaaaagacgaaaaagaaaatacaatgaggaatatgttaaatatggattcacagtgacgacagacagagcaggagaggaggtaccactgtgtttcgtatgttcaacaattctctgtaatgaagctatgaagccgtcgaaacttacgcggcatatggagacgcatcacgtccacttgaaggccaaacccgttgagtacatgcaacagatgttgcgtgatttcaaaggacagcaggctaccatgaggaagagtgcaaaaataaatgaaaacgcactgaaagcatcgtatctggtcgctctcagggttgcaaaaagtaagaagccccataccattgcagagcagcttatattgccagcagccatagatatgtgcagagctatggtaagcgaagaatgtgccaacaaattaaaaactattccgttgtcagacaacacaatcggaagacgaattggggaaatggcaaatgatgtcaaagaccagctgatggcaaaacttcagacagttctgttttcccttcaaatcgacgagacgacagatgttactaatgatgcgcaactgttaacatttgtgcgatacgaggacagtggcactatgtgcgaggaatttcttttttgcaaaccactgcccgggcgaactaccggtgtagaaatatttaaagcactggacgattttttcacggagcacaatatctcgtggcagaggtgcgttgcattatgcagcgatggggcccgagccatgagtggcagcaagactggactgtttgcgcatgtaaggagggtggctccgggggtaatttggacacactgcctgattcatagagaggctctcgcctccaaagatctcagtgttgagctcagtggtgtgtttgatgtcgttgtcaagacggtcaacttcataaaacgaaacgcattgaatacacgcctgttttcatccctatgccatgacttgggaagtgaacacagctctctcctttatcattcagaggtgcgttggctgtctcgcggcgctgtgctcgcccgtgtgtttgaactacgcggagctatctacgagttcttgtgcgagaagcattctgatctggcttccaatttcaacgatagttactggttaactaagctggcgtacctcacagatgtttttgcagagctgaacaagttgaacagctccatgcaagggagagatgcaaacgtcatgcagctctacgagaagctcgacgcatttgtgaaaaaaatgtcaaagtggatcgaacgagtggagagcaataacttggcgatgtttccttcagttgaggaataccctgacagcactgacatcaacgacactatatgtgagcatttgaggaagcttgtgcgtcaattcgcaaagtacttcactgattcggaagagtggcgccgtgacagcaagtggatcctgctcccattcagtgacgatgcatcagtagggtcaagtctgacggctgtggaagaggataagctggttgagatgtccacagactctgtcaggaggcatatgtacgacacacagccccttgttaaattctggataagttgccagacagaatttccacagcttgctgcaaaagcaatgaggtgtcttttgccctttccaaccacatacctgtgtgagagtggtttttctacactggcgtacttaaagaataagtacagggctaggcttgatccagagaatgacatgagactgtctctgtctaccatttcgccacgaatagacaggctgtgtggacttcaccacgcccagatatcacactga